A genomic window from Herbiconiux aconitum includes:
- a CDS encoding carbohydrate ABC transporter permease — protein sequence MTATITPPVTSPKPDASPRPAEKRSFRQRLNTWDVKYSPYAYVAPFFILFGLVGLFPLGYTFVVSLNDWNLLTGPGEWVGLGNFQAELADPFFWNSLFNTVSIFFLSAVPQLVAAVFIAAILDRNLRAKTFWRMSVLIPYVVTPVAVTLIFSSAFSEKYGLINNILEAINLDPVMWKTDVFPSHIAIATMVNWRWTGYNALILLAAMQAVPRDIHESAALDGAGQFRRFFSITLPSIRPTMIFVIITATIGGLQIFTEPKLFNPTVSTPGGNDRQYQTTVLYLWDLAFNRQSFGKASAVAWLLFLLIVLFGVLNFLISRRIASTEARVMKKRSARALARSRAEAELTSGFVPGVAPGVGDARDEVPDVASPPPPPHPTAPDITDPTRTEENR from the coding sequence ATGACCGCAACCATCACCCCGCCGGTGACGTCGCCGAAACCGGATGCGTCGCCCCGGCCGGCTGAGAAGCGCAGCTTCCGTCAGCGTCTCAACACCTGGGACGTGAAGTACTCCCCTTACGCCTACGTGGCGCCCTTCTTCATCCTCTTCGGCCTGGTCGGCCTGTTCCCCCTCGGCTACACCTTCGTGGTCTCGCTGAACGACTGGAACCTCCTCACCGGCCCAGGCGAGTGGGTGGGTCTCGGCAACTTCCAGGCCGAACTCGCCGATCCCTTCTTCTGGAACTCGCTGTTCAACACGGTCAGCATCTTCTTCCTCTCCGCCGTACCGCAGCTGGTGGCCGCCGTCTTCATCGCGGCCATCCTCGACCGAAACCTCCGCGCGAAGACCTTCTGGCGCATGAGCGTGCTCATTCCCTATGTCGTCACCCCGGTCGCGGTCACGCTGATCTTCTCCAGTGCCTTCTCGGAGAAGTACGGACTCATCAACAACATCCTCGAAGCGATCAACCTCGACCCTGTGATGTGGAAGACGGATGTCTTTCCCTCGCACATCGCGATCGCCACGATGGTCAACTGGCGTTGGACGGGGTACAACGCCCTCATCCTCCTCGCCGCCATGCAGGCTGTCCCGCGCGACATCCACGAGTCGGCGGCTCTCGACGGCGCCGGGCAGTTCCGGCGGTTCTTCTCCATCACCCTGCCCTCGATCCGGCCCACCATGATCTTCGTGATCATCACTGCCACGATCGGCGGTCTGCAGATCTTCACCGAACCGAAGCTCTTCAACCCGACCGTCTCGACGCCCGGGGGCAACGATCGCCAATACCAGACGACCGTGCTCTACCTCTGGGATCTCGCGTTCAACCGCCAGAGCTTCGGAAAAGCGTCGGCCGTCGCCTGGCTGCTCTTCCTCTTGATCGTGCTGTTCGGTGTGCTGAACTTCTTGATCTCCCGACGCATCGCCTCCACCGAGGCCCGCGTGATGAAGAAGCGGAGCGCGCGGGCACTCGCCCGTTCGCGCGCCGAGGCCGAACTCACCAGCGGATTCGTGCCCGGCGTGGCCCCCGGCGTCGGCGACGCCCGCGACGAGGTTCCGGATGTCGCGTCCCCACCGCCACCGCCGCATCCGACCGCTCCCGACATCACCGATCCGACCCGCACGGAGGAGAACCGATGA
- a CDS encoding O-acetylhomoserine aminocarboxypropyltransferase/cysteine synthase family protein: MTEESTRDRELGFATQQVHAGGLPDDGVNARATPIYLSAGFVFDDFAQARDRFGGADDGFSYTRVGNPTTASVERRIAALERGEQAILVGSGQAAVSVAILGLLQAGDHLVSASSIYEGSRGLFLDNFSRLGIETSFVVDANDPLAWELAIRPSTRALFVESIPNPRNDIVDLALVAAVAHRHGVPLIVDNTFATPYLLRPLEHGADIVVHSASKFLAGHGAVLGGVIVSGSGFDWAASPALFPHLTEPARALGGRSYAERFGSSAFITYARDVVALRFGPTPSPLNAFLIQQGIETLSLRVDRQSSNAQAIAEWLEAQPEIESVDYSGLPSNAYHALAERYLPRGRGSVFSFTVAGGVTAAAALIDAVGLFTRMAHLGDVRSLIIHPGSTSHAFRTEEQLREGGIGPGLIRLSIGVEDVADLIADLSQALNAVRALAASGAPLVTPVENDGGSARHAVAISVETVRRAESPSISSTVAGAGAGAGAGAGAGAGAGAGAGAGAGAGAGTGPGQAA; this comes from the coding sequence ATGACCGAGGAGAGCACGAGAGACCGCGAACTTGGTTTCGCCACCCAACAGGTGCACGCCGGGGGACTCCCGGATGACGGCGTGAACGCCCGGGCCACTCCGATCTACCTCAGCGCAGGCTTCGTCTTCGACGATTTCGCCCAGGCCCGCGATCGCTTCGGCGGTGCGGATGACGGCTTCAGCTACACCCGCGTCGGCAACCCGACCACCGCATCCGTCGAGCGCCGCATCGCCGCCCTCGAACGGGGCGAGCAGGCCATCCTGGTGGGCAGCGGACAGGCCGCTGTCTCCGTGGCGATCCTCGGACTGCTGCAGGCCGGCGACCACTTGGTCTCGGCGTCGAGCATCTACGAGGGTTCGCGGGGACTCTTTCTCGACAACTTCTCGCGACTGGGCATCGAGACCTCCTTCGTCGTCGACGCGAACGACCCGCTCGCCTGGGAACTCGCCATCCGTCCCTCCACCCGAGCCCTGTTCGTGGAGTCGATCCCGAACCCCAGGAACGACATCGTCGATCTCGCGCTGGTGGCCGCCGTGGCGCACCGCCATGGCGTCCCGCTCATCGTCGACAACACCTTCGCCACGCCGTACCTGCTGCGCCCGCTCGAGCACGGTGCCGACATCGTGGTGCACTCGGCCAGCAAGTTCCTGGCCGGGCACGGCGCGGTGCTGGGCGGCGTGATCGTGAGCGGATCGGGCTTCGACTGGGCGGCATCCCCCGCTCTGTTCCCCCACCTCACCGAACCGGCCCGCGCTCTCGGAGGCCGGAGCTACGCCGAGCGTTTCGGGTCGTCGGCCTTCATCACCTACGCACGCGACGTGGTGGCGCTCCGTTTCGGGCCCACGCCGTCACCCCTCAACGCCTTCCTCATCCAGCAGGGCATCGAGACGCTCTCGCTGCGGGTCGACCGGCAGTCGTCGAACGCCCAGGCCATCGCCGAGTGGCTCGAAGCACAACCCGAGATCGAGTCGGTGGACTATTCGGGACTCCCCTCGAACGCCTATCACGCGCTCGCCGAGCGCTATCTGCCGCGTGGGCGGGGCTCGGTGTTCTCGTTCACGGTGGCCGGTGGAGTCACCGCTGCCGCGGCCCTCATCGACGCGGTCGGACTCTTCACCCGCATGGCGCACCTCGGCGACGTGCGCTCGCTGATCATCCACCCCGGGTCGACGTCGCACGCCTTCCGCACCGAGGAGCAGTTGCGCGAGGGCGGCATCGGGCCGGGGCTCATCCGACTCTCGATCGGGGTCGAAGACGTGGCCGACCTCATCGCCGACCTCTCGCAGGCGCTCAACGCGGTCAGGGCCCTCGCGGCCTCCGGCGCCCCGCTCGTCACCCCCGTCGAAAACGACGGAGGTTCTGCCCGACACGCCGTGGCGATCTCCGTCGAAACGGTGCGCCGGGCAGAATCTCCGTCGATTTCGAGCACCGTCGCGGGTGCGGGTGCGGGTGCGGGTGCGGGTGCGGGTGCGGGTGCGGGTGCGGGTGCGGGTGCGGGTGCGGGTGCGGGTGCGGGTGCGGGCACCGGGCCCGGGCAGGCGGCCTGA
- a CDS encoding glycoside hydrolase family 1 protein — MTTSFPPGFLWGSATAAAQIEGAAFEDGKEASIWDAFARVPNAVLNGDTLDVAVDHYHRMPEDVALMKQLGLHSYRFSTSWARIRPGDRDANPAGLDFYSRLVDQLLEAGILPWLTLYHWDLPQAVEEKGGWANRDTAYRFRDYAEIVHGALGDRVQHWTTFNEPFCSSLLGYAAGVHAPGRREPEAAVAAVHHQHLAHGLTVQRLRERGAQNLGITLNLTNSIPLDAADPVDVEAARRFDGLQNTIFLDPILRGEYPADVRHDLAEFGLDEVTETGLVRPGDLEIISQPLDFLGVNHYHDDVVSGHPLEGADDPHLVDTGRPLSSPFVGSEYITFPLRGLPRTAMGWEVNPAGLRTLLVRLGEEYPQLPPLYVTENGAAYDDVVSPDGAIHDELRTKYVLDHIAAVSDAIADGADVRGYFVWSLLDNFEWAWGYGKRFGIVRVDYDTLERTPKDSAIAYSAVIKDAAAAVASPVS, encoded by the coding sequence ATGACGACCTCATTCCCTCCCGGATTCCTGTGGGGCTCGGCCACGGCGGCCGCCCAGATCGAAGGAGCCGCGTTCGAAGACGGCAAAGAAGCGTCGATCTGGGACGCGTTCGCCCGTGTTCCGAACGCGGTGCTGAACGGTGACACCCTCGACGTCGCCGTCGACCACTACCACCGGATGCCCGAAGACGTGGCGCTGATGAAGCAGCTCGGCCTGCACTCCTACCGCTTCTCGACGAGCTGGGCGCGCATCCGGCCCGGCGACCGCGACGCCAACCCCGCCGGGCTCGACTTCTACTCGCGGCTCGTCGACCAGCTGCTCGAAGCCGGCATCCTGCCCTGGCTCACGCTCTACCACTGGGACCTTCCGCAGGCCGTGGAAGAGAAGGGCGGCTGGGCGAACCGCGACACCGCCTACCGCTTCCGCGACTACGCCGAGATCGTGCACGGCGCACTCGGCGACCGCGTGCAGCACTGGACGACCTTCAACGAGCCCTTCTGCTCCTCGCTCCTCGGCTACGCGGCCGGCGTGCACGCACCGGGCCGCCGGGAGCCGGAGGCCGCCGTGGCCGCGGTTCACCACCAGCACCTCGCGCACGGTCTCACCGTGCAGCGCCTGCGAGAGCGTGGGGCGCAGAACCTCGGCATCACGCTGAACCTCACGAACTCCATTCCCCTGGATGCCGCCGACCCCGTCGACGTCGAGGCGGCGCGCCGGTTCGACGGTCTGCAGAACACGATCTTCCTCGACCCGATCCTCCGCGGCGAGTACCCCGCCGACGTTCGGCACGACCTGGCGGAATTCGGGCTCGACGAGGTGACCGAGACCGGTCTCGTGCGCCCAGGCGACCTGGAGATCATCAGTCAGCCGCTCGATTTCCTGGGTGTGAACCACTACCACGACGACGTGGTGAGCGGGCACCCGCTCGAGGGCGCCGACGACCCGCACCTCGTCGACACCGGCCGGCCGCTGAGCTCGCCGTTCGTCGGATCGGAGTACATCACCTTCCCGTTGCGTGGGCTCCCCCGCACGGCGATGGGCTGGGAGGTCAACCCGGCCGGTCTCCGTACCCTGCTGGTGCGGCTCGGCGAGGAGTACCCGCAGCTGCCGCCGCTCTACGTCACCGAGAACGGAGCCGCCTACGACGACGTCGTGTCGCCCGACGGCGCCATCCACGACGAGCTGCGCACGAAGTACGTGCTCGACCACATCGCCGCGGTGTCGGATGCGATCGCCGACGGTGCCGACGTGCGCGGCTACTTCGTGTGGTCGCTGCTCGACAACTTCGAGTGGGCGTGGGGCTACGGCAAGCGCTTCGGCATCGTGCGGGTCGACTACGACACCCTCGAGCGCACCCCGAAAGACTCGGCCATCGCCTACTCCGCCGTCATCAAGGATGCCGCGGCGGCAGTCGCATCGCCGGTATCGTAA
- a CDS encoding ABC transporter substrate-binding protein: MKFSRRTTAAAVTVAAIALVATGCSSSGSAAGTADDPITLTVTTFGTMGLDDLYTQYEDENPGIKIEATNIDTGGNAKTDWQTKQAAGAGLPDVQAVEEGWLSAVMQVSDQFTDLDEYGAKDISDQWVDWKVKQATDADGRIIGYGTDIGPEGLCYNRELFAAAGLPTDREEVAALFGGDDATWADYFAVGEQYHAATGKPWYDQSGFIWNAMVNQQPEGYYTSDGELNIEDNSDLKALWGELAGGAAAGLSSGQTQWDWGKGKAFTDGSFATFVCPGWMLGVVKGQVEAAGGDASTGWDFANVFPGGPANWGGTFLTVPTTSKHPKEAAALAQWLTEAKQQAAAFTVAGTFPSNIEAQSDPAVTGTNELATFFNDAPLGTILAERSKGVVAQYKGADDSVIQEQVFGPSALSLDSGTDGQEAWENAIGLLNQLVVNK; encoded by the coding sequence GTGAAGTTCTCACGACGCACCACCGCCGCAGCCGTCACCGTCGCGGCAATCGCGCTCGTCGCCACCGGATGCTCGTCGTCCGGCAGCGCAGCAGGAACCGCAGACGACCCCATCACGCTGACCGTCACCACGTTCGGCACGATGGGTCTCGACGACCTCTACACGCAGTACGAAGACGAGAATCCCGGCATCAAGATCGAGGCCACCAACATCGACACCGGCGGAAACGCCAAGACGGACTGGCAGACGAAGCAGGCCGCCGGCGCCGGGCTCCCCGACGTGCAGGCCGTCGAAGAGGGCTGGCTGAGCGCCGTGATGCAGGTCTCCGACCAGTTCACCGACCTCGACGAATACGGCGCCAAGGACATCTCCGACCAGTGGGTCGACTGGAAGGTGAAGCAGGCGACGGATGCCGACGGCCGCATCATCGGCTACGGCACCGACATCGGGCCGGAGGGCCTCTGCTACAACCGCGAGCTGTTCGCCGCCGCTGGCTTGCCCACCGACCGCGAGGAGGTCGCCGCCCTGTTCGGCGGCGACGACGCCACCTGGGCCGACTACTTCGCGGTGGGCGAGCAGTACCACGCGGCCACCGGCAAGCCCTGGTACGACCAGTCCGGCTTCATCTGGAACGCCATGGTCAACCAGCAGCCCGAGGGCTACTACACCTCCGACGGCGAGCTGAACATCGAGGACAACAGCGACCTCAAGGCCCTGTGGGGCGAGCTCGCGGGCGGCGCCGCCGCCGGACTCTCCTCCGGCCAGACCCAGTGGGACTGGGGCAAGGGCAAGGCGTTCACCGACGGCTCGTTCGCAACCTTCGTCTGCCCGGGCTGGATGCTCGGTGTGGTCAAGGGCCAGGTCGAGGCCGCGGGTGGCGACGCCAGCACCGGCTGGGACTTCGCGAACGTCTTCCCGGGCGGCCCGGCCAACTGGGGCGGCACCTTCCTGACCGTTCCCACGACGTCCAAGCACCCGAAGGAGGCCGCGGCCCTGGCCCAGTGGCTGACCGAGGCCAAGCAGCAGGCAGCAGCCTTCACCGTCGCCGGCACCTTCCCGAGCAACATCGAAGCGCAGAGCGACCCAGCCGTGACCGGCACGAACGAGCTGGCGACGTTCTTCAACGACGCTCCGCTCGGCACGATCCTCGCCGAACGCTCGAAGGGTGTCGTGGCCCAGTACAAGGGCGCCGACGACTCGGTCATCCAGGAGCAGGTCTTCGGCCCCTCCGCCCTGTCGCTCGACTCGGGCACCGACGGCCAGGAGGCCTGGGAGAACGCGATCGGGCTGCTGAACCAGCTCGTCGTCAACAAGTAA
- a CDS encoding LLM class flavin-dependent oxidoreductase: MARQQHFGWFLSRGFGPHGWGHPYYDWNYPWHRPALYQQSVRDLEQAGFDLVIIEDALSLGNADTLDLRIRSAYGGPKHDPLLLAPYLFAATEHIGIAPTVNPLAYSPYQAARQFATLQHLSDYRFGINVVTDVGSSRHFGVEPLAHDAAYDRAEEWLTAVRALWHSWGADALIADPATGHFADGSRLDAVPHRGEYYAFDGPLNALPFPGLGSEKSLSGDPIVVSPGGSGRGLNFAGEQSEVQLALASLDIDTIRAYRAKVLDAALAHGRSASDIDILFVFKPVIVSSSEEAQRIVDASAHPSDDALLQIALGQSSDLETDLTALDLDRPVDPGIFGDHVSRGSIKGLLGRYDDFADATLRQLLTAKARLGRISERAGYVGTAEEVADFIQELGDEADNDGFIFSGDLHPVTIHRMLDELVPILRRRGVLRTSFGNGGLRGNLRDF, from the coding sequence GTGGCGCGGCAGCAGCACTTCGGCTGGTTCCTCTCGCGCGGATTCGGGCCGCACGGGTGGGGGCATCCGTACTACGACTGGAACTACCCCTGGCACCGGCCGGCGCTCTACCAGCAGTCGGTGCGCGACCTCGAGCAGGCCGGGTTCGACCTCGTGATCATCGAGGATGCGCTCTCGCTCGGCAACGCCGACACACTCGATCTGCGCATCCGCAGCGCCTACGGCGGGCCGAAGCACGACCCGCTGCTGCTCGCACCCTACCTCTTCGCCGCGACGGAGCACATCGGCATCGCGCCCACCGTCAACCCGCTGGCGTACTCGCCCTACCAGGCTGCCCGCCAATTCGCGACGCTGCAGCACCTCAGCGACTACCGCTTCGGCATCAACGTGGTGACGGATGTCGGTTCCTCGCGACATTTCGGGGTCGAACCGCTGGCGCACGACGCCGCCTACGACCGGGCGGAGGAGTGGCTCACCGCGGTGCGCGCGCTCTGGCACAGCTGGGGAGCGGATGCGCTCATCGCCGACCCGGCGACCGGTCACTTCGCCGACGGGTCTCGTCTGGATGCCGTTCCGCATCGCGGGGAGTACTACGCGTTCGACGGCCCGCTCAATGCGTTGCCCTTCCCCGGGCTCGGTTCGGAGAAATCCCTGTCGGGCGACCCGATCGTTGTGTCGCCGGGTGGTTCGGGGCGCGGTCTCAACTTCGCCGGCGAGCAGTCCGAGGTGCAGCTCGCGCTGGCTTCGCTCGACATCGACACCATCCGGGCCTACCGGGCGAAAGTGCTCGACGCGGCGCTCGCTCACGGGCGCAGCGCATCCGACATCGACATCCTGTTCGTGTTCAAGCCGGTCATCGTCAGCAGTTCGGAGGAGGCGCAACGCATCGTCGACGCGTCGGCGCATCCGTCTGACGACGCGTTGCTGCAGATCGCGCTGGGGCAGTCGAGCGACCTGGAGACCGACCTCACGGCACTCGACCTGGATCGCCCGGTCGACCCCGGCATCTTCGGCGATCACGTCTCCCGGGGCAGCATCAAGGGTCTGCTCGGCCGCTACGACGACTTCGCCGACGCGACATTGCGGCAGTTGTTGACCGCCAAGGCGCGCCTCGGTCGCATCTCCGAGCGGGCCGGCTACGTCGGAACGGCGGAGGAGGTGGCCGATTTCATCCAGGAGCTCGGCGACGAGGCCGACAACGACGGCTTCATCTTCTCGGGCGACCTGCATCCTGTGACCATCCACCGGATGCTCGACGAACTCGTGCCGATCCTCCGCCGCCGCGGAGTGCTGCGCACCTCCTTCGGCAATGGTGGCCTGCGCGGCAACCTGCGCGACTTCTGA
- a CDS encoding carbohydrate ABC transporter permease, whose protein sequence is MTATATRPASAASARPTGPSVRPPKRRRGRGALGIDARPGFVTYGILLAVFLGGAFPLWWSFVVGSSDSEVLTATWPPLLPGGQFWENVAQVVGTVPFWTALGNSIIVSGVITASVVFFSTLAGYAFAKLRFKGREGLLVFVIATLAVPTQLGIIPLFMLMRQFGWTGTLGAVVVPTLVTAFGVFFMRQYLVDVIPDELIEAARVDGASMISTFWHVGVPAARPAMAILGLFTFMTAWTDYLWPLLVVPQNPTLQVALSQLQSAKYVDYSIVLAGAVLATLPLLLLFVLAGKQLVSGIMAGAVKG, encoded by the coding sequence ATGACCGCGACAGCGACGCGCCCCGCGAGCGCAGCATCCGCTCGCCCCACCGGCCCGTCCGTTCGCCCGCCGAAGCGGCGCCGCGGCCGAGGCGCGCTCGGCATCGACGCGCGACCGGGGTTCGTGACCTACGGCATCCTGCTCGCCGTCTTCCTCGGCGGCGCCTTTCCGCTCTGGTGGTCGTTCGTCGTGGGCTCGAGCGACAGCGAGGTGCTCACCGCCACCTGGCCCCCGCTCCTGCCGGGCGGCCAGTTCTGGGAGAACGTGGCCCAAGTCGTCGGCACCGTGCCCTTCTGGACCGCTCTCGGCAACAGCATCATCGTGTCGGGCGTGATCACCGCATCCGTCGTCTTCTTCTCGACGCTCGCGGGCTACGCGTTCGCGAAGCTGCGGTTCAAGGGCCGTGAGGGACTGCTGGTGTTCGTCATCGCGACGCTCGCCGTTCCGACGCAGCTCGGCATCATCCCGCTGTTCATGCTGATGCGCCAGTTCGGTTGGACCGGCACGCTCGGCGCTGTCGTGGTGCCCACCCTGGTGACGGCGTTCGGCGTGTTCTTCATGCGGCAGTACCTCGTCGACGTCATCCCCGACGAGTTGATCGAGGCGGCCCGGGTCGACGGCGCGAGCATGATCTCGACTTTCTGGCACGTCGGCGTGCCCGCGGCCCGACCCGCGATGGCCATCCTCGGGCTCTTCACCTTCATGACCGCCTGGACGGATTACCTCTGGCCTCTGCTGGTCGTTCCGCAGAACCCGACACTGCAGGTGGCGCTCAGCCAGCTGCAGTCGGCCAAGTACGTCGACTACTCGATCGTGCTCGCGGGCGCCGTGCTCGCCACATTGCCCCTGCTGCTGTTGTTCGTGCTGGCGGGCAAACAGCTCGTCTCGGGCATCATGGCCGGCGCGGTGAAGGGGTAG
- a CDS encoding NAD(P)-dependent oxidoreductase, whose amino-acid sequence MTSVQGDVPEPLRVGVLGLGRMGLPIALRLRAAGHHVVGYDPDPVRRAQLPDLPVSTPPIEPAPSSDPLDPPDPPDPLESPDPLVPNWAKTSREARLGTSGGLRGWERDVVLTVLPGPRELTLAMAGDDGALEGLREGALWVDLTSGDPRVARALARRAAERGVHAVGAPMAGGPADAEAGTLGFFVGGEPAAVDRALPLLASLGDADRLERAGDDVGAGHVAKLLANTLWFGQVAAVVEALLIGRAQGIEPEQLAAILRRSAGGSAFLDRHLDALLDGDYLETFGIDRVVEELDTVTGLAADAGLSAELTHLVARLHHEALDAFGPVAGELLVAKLLEQRAGMSIRRASPATDHPSTT is encoded by the coding sequence GTGACTTCGGTGCAGGGGGATGTGCCGGAGCCGCTGCGTGTCGGCGTGCTCGGACTCGGGCGGATGGGCCTGCCCATCGCGCTGCGACTGCGCGCCGCGGGTCACCACGTGGTGGGGTATGACCCCGATCCCGTCCGCCGGGCTCAACTCCCCGACCTGCCGGTCTCCACCCCACCCATCGAACCCGCCCCATCCTCTGACCCACTCGATCCACCCGACCCTCCTGATCCACTCGAATCCCCCGATCCACTCGTCCCGAACTGGGCCAAAACGAGCCGGGAAGCCCGTTTAGGGACGAGTGGCGGGCTGCGCGGGTGGGAACGTGACGTGGTGCTGACTGTGCTGCCGGGGCCGAGGGAGCTGACGCTCGCGATGGCGGGGGATGACGGGGCGCTCGAGGGGCTGCGGGAGGGAGCGCTCTGGGTCGATCTGACCAGCGGCGACCCGCGCGTGGCCCGCGCACTCGCACGAAGAGCCGCCGAGCGCGGGGTGCACGCCGTCGGGGCGCCCATGGCGGGCGGGCCGGCCGATGCCGAGGCGGGCACGCTGGGGTTCTTCGTGGGTGGGGAGCCGGCCGCCGTCGACCGCGCGCTACCGTTGCTGGCGAGCCTCGGCGACGCGGATCGCCTCGAACGGGCGGGTGACGACGTCGGCGCCGGGCACGTCGCGAAGCTCCTCGCCAACACCCTCTGGTTCGGCCAAGTGGCCGCGGTGGTGGAGGCGCTGCTGATCGGTCGGGCGCAGGGGATCGAACCCGAACAGCTCGCCGCGATCCTCCGGCGCAGTGCCGGCGGCAGCGCATTCCTCGACCGGCACCTCGACGCCCTGCTCGACGGCGACTACCTCGAGACCTTCGGCATCGACCGGGTCGTCGAGGAGCTCGACACGGTGACCGGCCTTGCGGCCGACGCCGGCCTTTCCGCGGAACTCACGCATCTCGTCGCCCGGCTGCACCACGAGGCCCTCGACGCCTTCGGACCGGTCGCGGGCGAACTCCTCGTGGCGAAGCTGCTCGAGCAGCGTGCCGGCATGAGCATCCGTCGCGCGTCACCCGCGACCGACCACCCTTCCACTACCTGA
- a CDS encoding MBL fold metallo-hydrolase has protein sequence MTDEVTFVEGPASNWIVLTGSDGVDLIDAGYPDDAPLVVESLAAVGAALGDLRRIWVTHAHTDHIGGIPELLRGAPQAVVLTGRADVEPTRGIGREQVTVAKLGARLLRPLWFRWALSAARAGGLRDIAVPTARALTAADVAGSALEPIEVPGHTDGSTAFVLDHGAVVATGDVIVTHHPTLPRRQPPRPQAIDAVFSHDPGLARDASLTLLGSTATVVLPGHGPAMARTLQGWELLEG, from the coding sequence GTGACAGACGAAGTGACATTCGTCGAAGGACCCGCATCCAACTGGATCGTGCTCACCGGCAGCGACGGTGTCGATCTCATCGATGCCGGCTATCCCGACGATGCGCCACTCGTCGTCGAGTCCCTCGCGGCGGTGGGAGCCGCGCTGGGCGATCTGCGCCGCATCTGGGTCACGCACGCCCACACCGATCACATCGGCGGCATCCCGGAGCTGCTCCGAGGGGCGCCGCAGGCAGTCGTCCTGACCGGTCGGGCCGACGTCGAGCCCACCCGCGGAATCGGTCGCGAGCAGGTCACGGTGGCCAAGCTCGGCGCGAGACTGCTGAGACCACTCTGGTTTCGGTGGGCTCTCTCGGCCGCGCGGGCCGGAGGCCTCCGCGACATCGCCGTGCCGACAGCACGCGCCCTAACGGCAGCGGATGTCGCGGGGAGCGCCCTGGAGCCGATCGAGGTTCCGGGTCACACCGACGGATCGACCGCGTTCGTACTGGATCACGGCGCGGTGGTGGCGACCGGGGACGTGATCGTGACGCACCATCCGACGCTCCCCCGCCGACAGCCACCGCGGCCCCAGGCGATCGACGCGGTCTTCAGTCACGACCCCGGCCTCGCCCGCGACGCCTCCCTCACGCTGCTGGGGAGCACGGCGACCGTCGTGCTCCCCGGGCACGGCCCGGCCATGGCCAGAACCCTCCAGGGCTGGGAGCTCCTGGAGGGGTAG